One Plasmodium vivax chromosome 13, whole genome shotgun sequence genomic region harbors:
- a CDS encoding transporter, putative (encoded by transcript PVX_085130A) produces MSIITNMIHNAKNLFPKNNLHYTYVNTFLLCLFFTFIHKYLDQTLPSLYKSIENDFNIDVKTLYYVNTMYKLAYSAFNFFFALFFDYSFKRIFFVKYEKACAGGSVGVSGGSSGNASGSAHGERGDRVKKDGAGDVGSGVDGGLSRSVSAGVSDTHYEIQFNGEQEGGVSSGLNNSVNGGLNNSVNGGLNNSVSSNAKATAGGATTGGATTSGDKPKHNSAYISDEVILGEYRYTLKILVVSSIVYVVVIFGIMLSNNFLYFFLFMFIMGINNSCIYILIQKIYTNNVFSENRSTIFGFLHFFSSISHMLSISINTNLSNKFYWGVNGWRICYFVISFLPIIVCIYLLGLIKQRKFKRSKSKNNSFSYLVSFDNMTDVCQESEKEESSCQGGGGDQLEGLPSASKAKREEKKKKKKKKEEEEILLFNAEQEEEERQEERRMGDRHPPLGASKSYDSSYALHREGVANVSKTSDGTAYLNNSSKMGVRPSASTNDDFNTVSFLSTSERIGSNLIKRSLSHMASRSGARNVGANGSSSGGSEASGGGNYPKQGKGKHHTKGTKKKKNSLEEDANQPAGKGTNTNNSPIFAKRNEERERYEHRDELDNLLEEDEKEKEKKLKYEFSYLYEIKYVFKNYSFWLMITMGMLNGIPKHVLSLMIYFFQYCNISDFRSGLIISLSWLCASLISPFIGIISDYIYRLNKDINRQRIGMCTHCLRIILMFTMFFFVPKEAESFIYFVIISLFMGILSGWINIGTHKPIIIDIVKQRHTAFVMALMSAFENIGSSIIGTFFLSFLLNRYNYIDKRKVSTADVNVNRHNVHVLSDVLLILTCFPWLISFCLLYVLKFTYKKDKLYNNLF; encoded by the coding sequence ATGTCAATAATCACGAACATGATTCACAACGCCAAAAATTTATTCCCAAAAAATAATCTGCACTATACGTACGTAAACACATTTCTCCTTTGCTTGTTCTTTACCTTTATACATAAGTACCTGGACCAGACCCTTCCCTCCTTATATAAGTCCATTGAAAATGACTTTAACATTGACGTGAAAACTTTGTACTACGTGAATACCATGTACAAGTTGGCCTACTCtgccttcaattttttttttgcgctcttTTTCGATTACTCCTTTAAGAGGATATTTTTCGTGAAGTATGAGAAggcctgcgcgggggggagcgtCGGTGTGAGCGGCGGTTCGAGCGGCAACGCGAGTGGAAGCGCCCATGGGGAGAGAGGCGACCGCGTCAAGAAGGACGGGGCTGGCGATGTTGGCAGCGGTGTGGATGGCGGCCTGAGCAGAAGTGTGAGTGCGGGCGTGAGCGACACGCACTACGAAATACAGTTCAATGGAGAGCAGGAGGGAGGCGTGAGTAGCGGCCTAAACAACAGCGTGAATGGCGGCCTAAACAACAGCGTGAATGGCGGCCTAAACAACAGCGTAAGCAGCAATGCGAAGGCAACCGCCGGGGGAGCAACGACCGGGGGAGCAACGACCAGTGGGGACAAACCGAAACACAACAGCGCGTACATCAGCGACGAAGTCATCCTGGGCGAATACAGATACACGCTGAAGATCCTAGTGGTGTCCTCCATCGTCTACGTGGTAGTCATTTTTGGCATCATGCTGTCGAATAACTTCCtctacttcttcctcttcatgttTATTATGGGCATCAATAACtcatgcatatacattttgattCAGAAAATTTACACCAACAACGTTTTTAGTGAAAACAGAAGCACCATCTTTGGCTTCCTCcactttttctcctccatttCGCACATGCTCTCCATTTCTATAAACACTAACTTGAGCAATAAATTCTACTGGGGGGTAAATGGGTGGCGAATTTGCTACTTTGTAATTTCGTTCCTGCCGATCATTGTGTGTATATACCTGCTAGGGCTAATCAAGCAAAGGAAATTCAAGCGCAGCAAGAGCAAAAACAACAGCTTCAGCTACTTGGTCTCCTTCGACAATATGACGGATGTGTGTCAGGAGAgcgagaaggaggagagttcctgccaggggggggggggcgaccAGTTGGAGGGTCTCCCTAGTgcaagcaaagcaaagcgggaggagaagaaaaagaagaagaagaaaaaggaggaggaagaaattttGCTGTTCAACGcggagcaggaggaggaggagcggcaggaGGAGCGGCGGATGGGGGACCGACACCCCCCCCTCGGGGCGAGCAAAAGCTACGACAGCTCGTACGCGCTGCACAGGGAGGGAGTGGCCAACGTGTCCAAAACGAGCGACGGCACCGCCTATTTAAACAACTCGAGCAAGATGGGCGTGAGGCCCAGCGCCAGCACGAATGACGATTTTAACACCGTAAGTTTCTTATCGACCAGCGAGAGGATAGGCAGTAATCTGATTAAGCGGTCGCTGAGCCACATGGCTTCGCGGAGTGGCGCGCGGAACGTAGGCGCCAATGGGAGCAGCAGCGGGGGTAGTGAAgccagcgggggggggaactaCCCTAAACagggaaagggaaagcacCACACGAAAGGCacaaagaagaagaaaaactcCCTGGAAGAGGATGCAAACCAACCCGCAGGGAAAGGAACAAACACAAACaactcccccatttttgcaaagcgaaatgaagaaaggGAGAGATATGAACACAGAGACGAATTAGACAATCTACTagaagaagacgaaaaagaaaaggaaaaaaaattgaaatatgaATTTTCCTACCTATACGAAATTAAATACGTTTTTAAGAATTATAGTTTCTGGCTGATGATCACCATGGGCATGTTGAATGGAATCCCCAAGCATGTCCTGAGcttaatgatatattttttccagtACTGTAATATATCGGATTTTAGAAGTGGCCTCATTATATCCCTAAGTTGGCTCTGTGCCAgtttaatttcccccttcatTGGGATTATTAGCGATTACATTTACAGACTGAATAAGGATATCAATCGGCAACGGATAGGAATGTGTACGCACTGCTTGCGAATCATATTAATGTTTacgatgtttttttttgtgccgaAAGAAGCGGAGTCTTTCAtctattttgttataatttcTCTCTTCATGGGTATCCTAAGTGGGTGGATAAATATAGGGACCCATAAGCCCATCATAATTGACATTGTGAAACAGAGGCACACTGCTTTCGTTATGGCGTTGATGAGTGCTTTCGAGAACATCGGCTCTTCCATCATCGGCAcgtttttcctctccttcctgCTCAACCGGTACAACTACATAGACAAGAGGAAGGTCAGCACCGCCGACGTTAACGTCAACAGGCACAACGTCCACGTGCTCTCCGacgtcctcctcatcctcaCGTGCTTCCCCTGGCTCATATCCTTTTGCCTCCTCTACGTGCTCAAGTTCACCTACAAGAAGGACAAGCTCTACAACAATTTGTTCTAG
- a CDS encoding hypothetical protein, conserved (encoded by transcript PVX_085135A), producing MKRSQMLKETLKKSKIPTDVYRKQQKKKEKKKKKQEWSEQLEKLVSTKNPHDVKEKLDALRTREQQGKLLHVEKKKLKQYETLWNLIKEKVKDGSYFYSNNGVVFSMSGQHGGDGADGGDAANSGDGEDNFPGEERLDGAPGGESDCASSDVEVSSESSDESDGSSSVQSGDVNSSQGDDLGGAPGGDHQEEEDFFLESLPSLPKGLPDEFIIPNVNAPPSVSGYPGVSGYPSVGSYASYQPPVPFNATGQSSGFYAYSNNGYYGGYPNGVNFYFGSGYPAQYVHAGGSKSCLDRQGKKEKAIPTDDGQQNGKSEKSSKDSLPPRGEDHTDPSSSKLSSNAPNVSSKEGEFPPEGDSTLATVGTKDDVDASRDAHGDGPPVCANPKEDEGEKNSAHDGAGSHLNGAEIDCKAANGRGGTVPPPPPSVPPSDYPNSGTQNPFMAPSYGGNYYYNYAHMYGNFNAGQMNGGNCFTPTNSNMALWGAPNLRGGHGYAAPSRNYGDRGKRHTNPNRGRGGNPAPKKARMGAGGASGANYGFPTSQPDEYDQSGYGARGQGARRAHPRQRHREDRTMEPRHGQEGDLQRTAQPTAQPAEQYFVPINLRLKNKLNDLCETKINAVKKERSDSDKNINLDVEYSKFIKEVDLG from the coding sequence ATGAAGCGCAGTCAAATGCTCAAAGAAACGCtgaagaaaagcaaaattccAACGGATGTCTACAGAAAGCaacagaagaagaaagagaaaaaaaaaaaaaaacaggagtGGTCCGAACAGCTGGAAAAACTTGTGAGCACAAAGAATCCACATGACGTTAAGGAAAAGTTAGATGCCCTGAGGACAAGGGAGCAGCAAGGGAAGCTCCTgcacgtggaaaaaaaaaaactgaagcAGTATGAAACTTTGTGGAATTTGATAAAGGAGAAGGTGAAGGATGGAAGCTACTTCTACAGCAACAATGGGGTGGTGTTCAGCATGAGTGGACAGCACGGGGGGGACGGTGCAGACGGGGGTGATGCTGCAAACAGCGGTGATGGTGAAGACAACTTTCCTGGTGAGGAGCGCCTGGATGGCGCACCTGGCGGCGAAAGCGACTGCGCCAGCTCAGATGTCGAAGTGAGTTCGGAGTCATCCGATGAGAGTGATGGCTCAAGCAGCGTGCAAAGTGGTGACGTAAACAGCTCGCAGGGTGACGATTTGGGAGGAGCTCCAGGGGGGGACcaccaggaggaggaggacttCTTCCTGGAGTCCCTACCCTCCCTGCCAAAAGGCCTGCCCGATGAATTTATCATACCGAACGTGAATGCGCCCCCGAGTGTGAGCGGCTACCCGGGTGTAAGCGGCTACCCGAGTGTAGGCAGCTACGCAAGTTACCAGCCACCAGTCCCCTTTAACGCCACAGGCCAGAGCAGTGGGTTCTATGCGTACAGCAATAATGGGTATTATGGTGGATACCCAAATGgcgtaaatttttattttggctcGGGGTACCCTGCCCAGTATGTACATGCGGGTGGGAGCAAAAGTTGCCTGGACAGGCaaggtaaaaaagaaaaagccaTTCCAACAGATGATGGGCAGCAAAACGGGAAGAGCGAAAAAAGCAGTAAGGACAgtcttccccctcgtggTGAAGACCATACGGATCcgtcttcttcaaaattgagTAGTAACGCACCTAACGTTTCGAGCAAAGAAGGGGAGTTTCCCCCCGAGGGAGATTCCACTTTAGCCACTGTTGGAACGAAGGATGATGTTGACGCTTCCAGGGACGCCCATGGGGATGGCCCCCCCGTTTGTGCGAACCCTAAGGAAGATGAAGGGGAGAAGAATTCCGCCCATGACGGTGCGGGAAGCCACCTCAACGGTGCCGAAATTGATTGTAAAGCGGCAAACGGAAGGGGTGGCACAGTACCACCACCTCCACCGAGTGTTCCCCCGAGTGACTACCCGAACAGTGGCACGCAGAACCCCTTTATGGCTCCCAGTTATGGGGGCAATTACTACTACAATTACGCGCACATGTATGGCAATTTTAATGCGGGCCAAATGAATGGAGGCAACTGTTTCACCCCCACGAATAGTAACATGGCGTTGTGGGGCGCTCCTAATTTAAGGGGAGGACACGGGTATGCTGCCCCTTCAAGGAACTACGGAGATAGGGGAAAGAGGCACACCAACCCTAATAGGGGTAGGGGGGGGAATCCCGCACCGAAGAAGGCTCGAATGGGGGCAGGCGGGGCAAGCGGAGCAAACTATGGCTTCCCCACGAGTCAGCCAGATGAGTATGATCAGAGTGGTTATGGCGCACGTGGTCAGGGGGCAAGGCGGGCTCATCCGCGGCAGCGACATCGAGAGGATCGGACGATGGAACCGCGCCATGGACAGGAAGGGGACCTGCAGCGGACCGCTCAACCGACCGCTCAACCGGCCGAGCAGTATTTCGTGCCCATCAATTTAAGACTCAAGAACAAACTAAACGATCTGTGCGAAACAAAAATTAACGCCGTCAAGAAGGAAAGAAGTGACAGCgacaaaaatattaacctAGACGTAGAGTATAGTAAGTTCATCAAAGAGGTAGATTTGGGATAG
- a CDS encoding hypothetical protein, conserved (encoded by transcript PVX_085140A), with amino-acid sequence MESFNIGKNAHVDFLEPAITISVIFICLYMIISTDNPAHFLIRSFFFKSKIFLWEVKDIFTHINLFALTFSSFFFVSYYILHVLKYERVRSLFSVNYDYYEKILNYNLKDVNIKSLFQNGISEKNYLVNLVYSFKFFFNIFFLNDASLTQTVFTSFFVFVLLSLYAKRVSRAVFIISTLTSAVLSGFVLVFFLKKFLNVEYDQCGEEIFSFLFLIFFYITNPYLSVFQYNDRSLHPYHGTELRLYIHLLFFVRYVTYEGTFYEVKALVAVIICAIVFLRQAMESFEVHTFAKLIWLAAYYFVNNYVPFAFSGNFTLSKLFDSGVVELLRNEFKNNISLHHFNVLSKIPFNYLVSKISFFWIPYMLLTRTNKNLKYLIMLLMSINMIATSTYLAKNVFPGIPLNMLLLFCLNKIGI; translated from the exons atggaaagcttCAACATTGGGAAGAATGCTCATGTAGATTTCCTGGAGCCAGCAATAACAATCAGCGTGATATTCATCTGCTTGTATATGATTATAAGTACGGACAATCCTGCACACTTCCTTAttaggagttttttttttaaaagcaaaataTTTCTGTGGGAAGTAAAAGACATTTTTACGCACATCAACCTGTTTGCCCttacattttcttcctttttttttgtatcataTTACATTTTGCATGTGTTGAAATACGAAAGGGTGAGGTCTCTTTTCTCTGTCAACTACGATTACTacgaaaaaattttgaattacAATTTGAAGGACGTAAACATCAAGTCTTTGTTTCAAAACGGAAttagcgaaaaaaattacctggTTAACCTTgtatattcatttaaatttttttttaacattttttttttaaatgatgcCAGTTTGACCCAAACTGTGTTTACCTCCTTCTTCGTGTTTGTGCTTTTGTCTCTGTATGCGAAGAGAGTCAGTCGG GCCGTCTTCATAATCAGCACCCTGACAAGCGCAGTTCTCTCCGGATTCGTGctagtcttttttttaaaaaaatttctaaatGTGGAGTATGACCAGTGCGGcgaagaaatattttccttcctctttttaatctttttctACATCACCAACCCGTACTTAAGCGTGTTTCAATACAATGACAGAAGTTTGCATCCCTACCACGGCACGGAGCTGCGCCTGTACATCCACCTGCTCTTCTTTGTGAGATATGTAACTTATGAGGGGACGTTTTACGAAGTCAAGGCCCTCGTGGCGGTGATCATCTGCGCGATTGTGTTTTTGCGCCAGGCCATGGAGAGCTTCGAG gtgCACACATTCGCGAAGCTCATCTGGCTGGCGGCCTACTACTTCGTTAACAATTACGTGCCCTTCGCCTTCTCGGGAAATTTCACCCTCTCCAAGCTGTTCGACTCTGGCGTGGTGGAGCTCTTACG CAACGAGTTCAAAAACAACATTTCGCTCCACCACTTCAACGTCCTTTCGA AAATACCGTTCAACTATTTGGTGAGCAAAATTTCCTTCTTCTGGATCCCCTACATGCTGCTAACCAGGACCAACA aAAACCTCAAGTACCTCATAATGCTCCTGATGTCCATCAATATGATAGCGACCAGCACCTACTTG GCCAAGAACGTCTTCCCCGGAATCCCGCTCAACATGCTCCTCCTATTCTGcttaaacaaaattggaaTTTAA
- a CDS encoding hypothetical protein, conserved (encoded by transcript PVX_085145A) encodes MEKAIKERVEKWKKENSADGKEATNENAYENLTELILDGKKFSAIKSEDVELLNKFTHLERLSLNQTGIQTLENLPKMETLNVLELTDNHLSTVDVLKYIVETFPNIKTLEIGGNHFKNMKDFEALKDLKNLTRLGVQFNPFADDPNYRKELFSFLPNVKIIDCYNKEGVEVLSSDEEEDEEYEEDNTLKNFYEADFKEEDEEEDEEFVPNENEDEEDDELDDDLEEEELDDLGKEDLDKEDLDVETKDTDNPQKEEKTNKRKQDAVETANETDVKKTKVE; translated from the coding sequence ATGGAAAAGGCCATCAAAGAACGagtggaaaaatggaaaaaggaaaactccGCTGATGGAAAGGAGGCGACGAACGAAAACGCGTATGAAAATCTGACGGAGCTAATCCTAGACGGGAAAAAGTTCAGTGCAATCAAAAGCGAAGACGTAGAGTTGCTAAACAAATTTACCCACCTAGAAAGACTCAGTCTAAACCAAACAGGAATACAAACCTTGGAGAATCTACCCAAAATGGAGACCCTAAATGTGCTGGAGCTAACGGACAATCACCTAAGCACAGTAGATGTGTTAAAGTACATCGTGGAGACCTTCCCAAATATAAAGACCCTAGAAATTGGAGGGAACCActtcaaaaatatgaaagatTTTGAAGCGTTGAAGGATTTGAAGAACCTAACCCGTTTAGGTGTGCAGTTTAACCCATTTGCAGATGACCCCAACTATCGcaaagaattattttcattcctACCGAACGTTAAAATTATAGACTGTTACAACAAGGAAGGGGTGGAAGTGCTAAGCTctgatgaagaggaagatgaagaataTGAAGAAGATAATACACTCAAGAATTTTTATGAAGCTGATTTTaaggaagaagatgaagaggaagatgaagaattTGTCCCAAATGAGAatgaggatgaagaggatgatGAACTGGATGATGActtggaggaggaggagctcGACGACTTAGGGAAAGAAGATTTAGATAAGGAGGATTTAGATGTGGAGACAAAGGATACTGACAACCcccagaaggaagaaaaaacgaataagaGGAAGCAGGACGCCGTGGAGACTGCCAACGAGACGGATGTCAAAAAGACAAAGGTGGAGTAG
- a CDS encoding exosome complex exonuclease rrp41, putative (encoded by transcript PVX_085150A): protein MPLVEYVNEEGYRLDGRKEDECRLIKINVGNENIFTDADGFAFYEIGNTKLLSYIQGPTELKKSEEKCSIKCEVFLSPFNVYEKKKKKTKDSVTNEISAYIRNICENIILLDLYKNSEINIFLYIIERDGGVKHAAINTCILALIDAGIAIKYFISACSVLFLQNRILVDGNQLEINSGAPELTMVIELNTHKIVLLEFDAEVPIDIFEAMVRTCMDCCINLGNVMKLTVKENAIKLLCLNNMLNA from the coding sequence ATGCCGCTCGTGGAGTACGTCAATGAGGAGGGGTACAGACTTGACGGGCGAAAGGAAGACGAGTGCAGGTTGATAAAAATCAACGTGGGGAacgaaaatatatttacggACGCAGACGGATTTGCATTTTACGAAATAGGAAACACAAAACTGTTGTCGTACATACAAGGACCAACTGAACTGAAGAAGTCGGAAGAAAAGTGCTCAATAAAATGTGAAGTGTTCCTCTCTCCATTTAAtgtgtatgaaaaaaaaaaaaaaaaaaccaaagaTAGCGTAACAAATGAAATAAGTGCGTACATAAGAAATATCTGTGAAAATATTATCCTCCTggatttatataaaaattcagaaataaatattttcctttacatAATAGAGCGTGATGGAGGGGTGAAGCATGCCGCCATAAACACCTGCATCCTGGCATTAATTGACGCAGGCATAGCGATTAAGTACTTTATATCTGCCTGCTCAGTTCTGTTCTTACAAAATCGTATCCTTGTGGATGGGAACCAATTAGAAATTAACTCGGGTGCCCCCGAACTGACTATGGTCATTGAACTTAACACgcataaaattgttttgCTAGAATTTGATGCGGAGGTCCCTATAGACATTTTCGAAGCCATGGTTCGCACCTGCATGGATTGCTGTATCAATCTGGGCAACGTCATGAAATTAACTGTGAAGGAAAACGCCATCAAGCTGTTGtgtttaaataatatgttaaACGCCTGA
- a CDS encoding CorA-like Mg2+ transporter protein, putative (encoded by transcript PVX_085155A) has product MMSEEKKLNKPLLNMSDNDGEVKGNANQVAQQSSTLGGMSKYHAGQHHDMKNLMKRNEKKIKGENIYIDYLKTRFKRNGSEEFAKYASALDEKGRESSECKETHFGRKIFPYSKENKGSSTKETEEYRKSDDFKVRIKCFNKYLKHYVHKISNGETVQYSLQTHELLKIVHQIKGENTPINSSGLAQYRDIRQLLSSNSNTRFDISPKRNCVLINLPYRKCIIFKDFLLYIPTFTNSPIPEVAEKEERMCKYFIENAKVISLIKDSLPFEILILEAIFVDICEELKNEIEPVICEAEKLFEIISNNLSIYKCINKLTEMRRKLKIIDEKVQSVYKAIHAVLNNDEDVRRLEVSYFGDKPELWEKCDPTPNNEDTEMLLEYYSHEIDEFLKIIHRTDESLDDVLQMVELNLDDARNNVLKLELGLKIYGIIITVVGTVAAIFGMNLKNGFESDQYVFWTLAFSLMLITVFCLFYVIVSFKRVNI; this is encoded by the coding sequence ATGATGTCTGAAGAGAAGAAGCTGAACAAGCCCCTGCTTAACATGAGTGACAATGATGGGGAAGTTAAGGGAAATGCTAATCAGGTCGCACAGCAGAGCAGCACGCTGGGGGGGATGTCCAAGTACCACGCAGGCCAACATCACGATATGAAAAACTTaatgaaaagaaatgaaaagaagataaaaggggaaaatatatacatagaTTACCTCAAAACGAGGTTTAAAAGGAACGGTAGCGAGGAATTTGCAAAGTATGCAAGCGCACTGGacgaaaaggggagggaaagCAGCGAGTGTAAAGAGACCCACTTTGGTAGAAAAATCTTCCCCTACTcgaaagaaaataaaggaagTTCCACCAAAGAGACGGAAGAATATCGAAAGAGTGACGACTTCAAGGTACGCATTAAATgctttaataaatatttaaaacattatgttcataaaataaGTAACGGAGAAACAGTACAGTACTCACTACAGACACATGAGTTGCTAAAGATAGTGCACCaaataaaaggagaaaataccCCGATAAATTCTAGCGGTCTAGCCCAATACAGAGATATAAGGCAACTACTCTCCAGTAATAGCAACACCAGATTTGATATATCCCCAAAGAGGAATTGCGTCCTTATCAATTTGCCCTACAGAAAGTGCATCATCTTTAAAGACTTCCTACTGTACATCCCGACATTCACAAATAGCCCAATTCCTGAAGttgcagaaaaggaagaaaggatgtgcaaatattttattgaaaatgcaaaagtcATTTCGTTAATTAAAGATTCTTTACCTTTCGAGATACTCATTTTAGAAGCCATCTTTGTTGATATATGTGAAGAgctaaaaaacgaaatagaACCCGTAATATGTGAAGCAGAAAAGCTATTCGAAATTATAAGCAACAATTTAAGCATTTACAAATGTATTAACAAATTGACCGAAATGAGGAGAAAgctaaaaattattgatGAGAAGGTACAGAGTGTATATAAAGCCATACATGCAGTGTTAAATAATGATGAAGACGTTCGAAGATTAGAAGTTTCCTATTTTGGAGATAAACCAGAATTATGGGAGAAATGTGATCCTACTCCTAATAATGAGGACACGGAAATGTTGCTAGAATATTACTCCCACGAAATTGatgagtttttaaaaattattcatagAACTGATGAGTCGTTAGATGACGTCCTCCAAATGGTAGAGCTCAATTTGGATGATGCAAGAAATAATGTCCTAAAATTAGAGCTAGGGCTGAAGATATACGGCATCATCATTACCGTTGTTGGCACCGTGGCTGCCATTTTTGGGATGAACTTGAAAAACGGCTTCGAAAGCGACCAGTACGTCTTCTGGACCCTCGCCTTCTCGCTCATGCTCATAACGGTGTTCTGCTTGTTTTACGTCATCGTGTCTTTTAAGCGCGTCAACATTTAG